In Roseisolibacter agri, the following proteins share a genomic window:
- a CDS encoding ECF-type sigma factor: protein MPRTPQPDAAPGQPAPAVTELLRAWGAGDARASEALVPLVYAELRRQAQRALRREGDGHTLQATALVHEAWLRLGGQHDAHWESRTQFLAVAAQMMRRVLVDHARTRRAQKRGGGATQLSLGDAGRAAAVQEAADAVDVLALDDALARLAVLDPRKARLVELRYFAGLSIPEAAAALGVSPATVGREWAVARMWLRRELAP from the coding sequence ATGCCCCGCACCCCGCAGCCCGACGCCGCGCCTGGCCAGCCGGCGCCCGCGGTCACCGAGCTGCTGCGCGCCTGGGGCGCCGGCGACGCGCGCGCGAGCGAGGCGCTCGTGCCGCTCGTCTACGCGGAGCTGCGGCGGCAGGCGCAGCGCGCGCTCCGCCGCGAGGGCGACGGCCACACGCTGCAGGCGACCGCGCTGGTGCACGAGGCGTGGCTGCGGCTCGGCGGCCAGCACGACGCGCACTGGGAGAGCCGCACGCAGTTCCTCGCCGTCGCCGCGCAGATGATGCGGCGCGTGCTGGTGGACCACGCGCGCACGCGCCGCGCGCAGAAGCGCGGCGGCGGCGCGACGCAGCTCTCGCTCGGCGACGCGGGCCGCGCGGCCGCGGTGCAGGAGGCGGCGGACGCGGTGGACGTGCTCGCGCTGGACGACGCGCTGGCGCGGCTCGCGGTCCTCGATCCGCGCAAGGCGCGGCTGGTGGAGCTGCGCTACTTCGCGGGCCTCAGCATCCCCGAGGCCGCGGCGGCGCTCGGCGTCTCGCCGGCGACGGTGGGGCGCGAGTGGGCGGTCGCGCGCATGTGGCTCCGCCGCGAGCTGGCGCCATGA